Proteins encoded within one genomic window of Brassica rapa cultivar Chiifu-401-42 chromosome A09, CAAS_Brap_v3.01, whole genome shotgun sequence:
- the LOC103841182 gene encoding protein SMAX1-LIKE 3, translated as MRAGGCTVEQALTPEAANVVKQAMVLAKRRGHAQVTPLHVASTMLSAPTGLLRTACLQSHTHPLQCRALELCLNVSLNRLPTSTGSPMLGVPTSPFPSISNALGAAFKRAQAHQRRGSSEGQQQPIIAVKIEVEQLIISILDDPSVSRVMREAGFSSPQVKSKVEQAVSLEVCSKTISSNKLMLTPASNEDVMTVIDSLVDKKRRNFVIVGECLATADKVVRAVMEKVDKKDVPEALKDVKFITLSFSSLGQPSRLDVDRKLEELKTLVKSCVGKGVILNLGDLNWFVESRTNNSNNYGVVEHMVMEIGKLARGFLTGEHGRFWLLGLSNSETYVRCKFGQPSLESLWCLTTLTIPTTSSSLRLSLVSDSELEVKESENLPLQLHGLEEQLNLCEECSVKFEAEARFLQCNNKIVTSPGLPAWLQQHKKDNQNSHTDSDSLNGLVVKWSTICDSNHKKPSLETLTLSSPTSSFSSFIQPLSTLHHLDWPVIETNKYRPQDSVTPDASHLRLFIPEHDEQKTMISAASLSDGMEVEHASSRFKEMKAENLATICDVLHSKVPWQEDIISEIAKTVLKCRSGSTTRKINGNNDIKEDTWMLFQGLDVEAKEKIARELAKLVFGSNDSFVSICLSSFSSKRSDSTEDVRNKRSRDEHNWSYIERFSEAVSSDPKRVFLVEDVEQADYLSQMGFKRAIERGRVCNSSGEEASLRDAIVILSCERFSSRSRACSPAVNQKSDGSDQSEDKNVVTCVAFDLNLSLDDDDCDEIGLLEAVDARFHFECSST; from the exons ATGAGAGCTGGAGGCTGCACGGTGGAGCAAGCCCTCACGCCTGAGGCTGCAAACGTGGTGAAGCAAGCCATGGTCTTAGCTAAAAGGAGAGGACATGCTCAAGTCACACCTCTCCATGTGGCTAGCACCATGCTCTCTGCTCCCACTGGCTTACTCAGAACAGCTTGCCTCCAATCTCACACGCACCCTCTTCAATGCAGAGCCCTAGAGCTCTGCCTCAACGTGTCTCTAAACCGTCTCCCGACCTCCACAGGGAGTCCTATGTTAGGGGTTCCAACGTCCCCTTTCCCTTCTATCTCTAACGCTCTCGGTGCCGCTTTCAAACGCGCGCAGGCTCACCAGAGACGTGGATCAAGCGAGGGCCAGCAGCAACCGATTATAGCAGTCAAGATTGAAGTGGAGCAGCTCATAATATCCATTCTCGATGATCCTAGCGTTAGTAGAGTGATGAGAGAGGCTGGTTTCTCGAGTCCTCAAGTCAAAAGCAAGGTCGAACAAGCTGTTTCTTTAGAGGTTTGCTCCAAAACAATTTCTTCGAACAAACTCATGTTAACTCCAGCCAGTAACGAGGATGTCATGACCGTTATAGACAGTCTAGTCgataaaaagagaagaaactTTGTGATCGTGGGAGAGTGTTTAGCCACTGCTGACAAAGTTGTGAGAGCAGTGATGGAGAAAGTTGACAAAAAGGATGTGCCCGAAGCTTTAAAAGACGTGAAGTTTATAACTTTGTCGTTCTCATCGTTAGGACAACCAAGTAGATTAGACGTGGACCGTAAGCTAGAGGAGTTGAAGACACTCGTGAAGAGCTGTGTCGGAAAAGGAGTGATTCTAAATCTTGGAGATCTAAACTGGTTCGTAGAGTCTAGAACAAATAATAGCAACAACTACGGTGTTGTGGAGCATATGGTAATGGAGATTGGGAAGCTGGCTCGTGGTTTCCTCACGGGAGAGCATGGAAGGTTTTGGTTATTAGGTCTTTCAAATTCAGAGACTTACGTGAGATGCAAGTTTGGTCAACCCTCGCTTGAGTCCCTTTGGTGTCTCACTACTCTCACGATTCCGACAACTAGTAGTAGCCTCCGCTTGAGTCTCGTCTCCGACAG TGAGCTTGAAGTCAAGGAATCAGAGAACTTACCCCTACAGCTGCATGGATTAGAGGAGCAGCTAAACTTATGTGAGGAATGTTCTGTCAAGTTTGAAGCTGAAGCTCGGTTCTTGCAATGCAACAATAAAATTGTAACCTCTCCAGGTTTACCGGCGTGGCTTCAACAACACAAGAAGGATAATCAAAATAGTCACACT GATTCAGATTCTTTAAACGGACTTGTAGTTAAGTGGAGCACAATCTGTGATTCAAATCACAAGAAACCATCTCTAGAAACACTCACACTCTCTTCCCCTACTTCTTCATTTTCTAGTTTCATTCAACCTTTGAGCACTCTCCACCATCTTGATTGGCCCGTGATCGAGACAAACAAGTATCGTCCTCAAGATTCTGTGACCCCTGATGCATCCCACTTAAGACTGTTTATTCCAGAACATGATGAGCAAAAAACGATGATCTCAGCAGCTTCTTTGAGCGATGGAATGGAGGTGGAACATGCCTCTTCCAGGTTTAAAGAGATGAAGGCTGAAAACCTAGCAACAATATGTGATGTCTTGCATAGCAAGGTACCATGGCAGGAGGATATAATCTCAGAGATTGCAAAAACAGTCTTGAAATGCAGGTCAGGATCTACTACAAGAAAGATCAACGGAAACAATGATATAAAAGAAGATACATGGATGTTATTTCAAGGTCTTGATGTAGAAGCTAAAGAGAAGATCGCTAGAGAGTTAGCTAaactcgtgttcggatccaatgACAGCTTTGTCTCAATCTGTTTAAGCAGTTTCTCATCTAAAAGATCAGACTCCACAGAAGATGTGAGGAACAAGAGGTCGAGAGATGAACATAACTGGAGTTATATTGAGAGATTCTCTGAAGCTGTTTCGTCTGATCCAAAGAGAGTGTTCTTGGTGGAAGATGTAGAGCAAGCTGATTATTTGTCTCAAATGGGGTTCAAGAGAGctattgagagaggaagagttTGTAACTCGAGTGGTGAAGAAGCATCTCTTAGAGATGCGATTGTGATCTTGAGTTGTGAAAGATTCAGCTCAAGATCAAGAGCTTGTTCCCCTGCGGTTAATCAGAAATCGGACGGTTCAGATCAATCTGAGGACAAGAACGTCGTTACTTGCGTCGCATTCGATCTTAACCTATCTCTTGACGATGACGATTGTGATGAGATTGGCTTGCTTGAAGCTGTGGATGCACGGTTTCATTTTGAGTGTTCATCAACATGA